One window of Nostoc sp. NIES-3756 genomic DNA carries:
- a CDS encoding TauD/TfdA family dioxygenase — MKKLELKNIQRRVVNSQLQALITTEIFNYNENLISVIKPTVDNIDLSDWLIANQNFINSQLLKYGAILFQGFNIDTPSTFEKFGLAICQELFNENGEHPREIVSGKVYTPVFYPADRKLLWHNENSFNHRFPLKIMFGCHQPAQQGGETPIVDSRKVFQLIDPKIRKIFIEKQVMYVRNYGDGLGLDWQTVFQTKNSAEVEKKCQQNAIRFEWKSKNRLRTFSVRPAVIKHPQTSEISWFNQAQHWHPACLDPITRQSLLISFKPEDLPRNCYYGDGTPIEDSVMEEICGVYQQLEVTFPWQKGDVLLLDNILAAHARNPFVGERKLFVAMGEMRSYTEIEY, encoded by the coding sequence ATGAAAAAACTAGAGTTAAAAAATATTCAGCGTCGAGTTGTCAATTCACAGTTACAAGCATTAATCACAACGGAAATTTTTAATTATAATGAAAATTTAATTTCAGTAATTAAACCCACAGTTGATAATATTGATTTATCAGATTGGTTAATTGCTAATCAGAATTTTATTAATAGCCAACTGCTCAAATATGGTGCAATTTTATTTCAAGGATTTAATATTGATACACCATCTACATTTGAAAAGTTTGGTTTGGCTATTTGTCAAGAACTTTTTAATGAAAACGGCGAACATCCCCGCGAAATAGTAAGCGGAAAAGTTTACACCCCAGTATTTTATCCTGCGGATAGAAAACTATTATGGCATAACGAAAACTCTTTTAATCATCGCTTTCCCTTAAAAATTATGTTTGGTTGTCATCAGCCAGCGCAGCAGGGAGGAGAAACACCAATTGTTGATAGTCGAAAAGTTTTTCAATTAATTGACCCGAAAATTCGCAAGATTTTTATTGAAAAGCAAGTCATGTATGTCCGCAACTACGGCGATGGTTTAGGACTTGATTGGCAAACAGTATTTCAAACTAAAAATTCAGCAGAAGTTGAGAAAAAATGTCAACAAAATGCTATAAGATTTGAATGGAAATCAAAAAATCGCCTGCGTACTTTTTCTGTCCGTCCTGCTGTTATTAAACATCCGCAAACAAGTGAAATATCTTGGTTTAACCAAGCCCAACATTGGCATCCAGCCTGTTTAGATCCAATTACAAGACAGTCACTATTGATATCTTTCAAACCAGAAGATTTACCAAGAAACTGCTATTACGGTGATGGTACTCCTATTGAAGATTCTGTAATGGAAGAAATTTGCGGAGTTTATCAACAATTAGAAGTAACGTTTCCTTGGCAAAAAGGAGACGTATTACTATTAGATAATATTTTAGCTGCCCACGCCAGAAACCCATTTGTAGGTGAGAGAAAGCTATTCGTAGCTATGGGCGAAATGAGAAGTTATACAGAAATTGAATATTAA
- a CDS encoding condensation domain-containing protein, with protein sequence MNTISNDLCQLTTAKKREIIARILQQQAIKPQFFPLSFAQQRLWFVEQIQPGNSSYNILLAIRLQGELSLTYLEKSFQEIVARHEILRTSFITIKGEPQQVIYPHLPLKIAIYDIQELPEEAQEQEIKNLVLQEAKQPFDLAQIPLFRVKILQLNSQEFVLVLVMHHIITDAWSIEILLKELITFYQAFSHQQPENLPTLPIQYADFAVWQRNYLTGKVLENHLDYWRKQIGKNLPELKLPTDYPRPEIPTYEGAKKTLVISQYFTEKIKQLSLQLGSTIFMLLLAAFEILLHYYSQQEEIVIGIDVANRNRAETDKLIGFFVNQLVLRLSVAENPTFQELLQRVKSVTLDAYSHQDLPFDLLVNTFNPTRSLNKSPFFQVKVVLETTHSTSFNLPGLTINSIPIPKLKTQLDLLLRIKETSQVIITNLEYTTDLFAESTITRMMNNWQEILNQVVFNPNVKLSDLLNHLRVADLQQDNQNKVRNKQAFQQKLKTAKRKISTDVEL encoded by the coding sequence ATGAATACAATATCTAATGATCTATGCCAACTTACGACCGCTAAAAAACGGGAAATTATAGCCAGAATACTGCAACAACAAGCAATTAAACCACAGTTTTTTCCATTATCATTCGCTCAACAAAGACTATGGTTTGTTGAACAGATTCAACCAGGTAATTCTAGCTATAACATTCTGTTAGCTATCCGTTTACAAGGAGAGTTAAGTTTAACCTATCTAGAGAAAAGTTTTCAAGAAATCGTTGCACGTCATGAAATATTACGCACTAGCTTTATTACTATAAAAGGTGAACCGCAACAAGTTATTTATCCTCATTTACCGCTAAAAATAGCAATCTATGATATTCAAGAATTACCAGAAGAAGCACAAGAACAAGAAATCAAAAATTTAGTTTTGCAAGAAGCAAAACAACCTTTTGATTTAGCTCAAATTCCCTTATTTCGAGTCAAAATTCTACAACTCAATTCCCAAGAGTTCGTATTAGTTTTGGTAATGCACCATATTATTACTGATGCTTGGTCAATAGAAATATTGCTAAAGGAATTAATCACATTTTATCAAGCATTTTCTCATCAGCAACCTGAAAATTTACCAACATTACCAATTCAGTATGCAGATTTTGCTGTTTGGCAAAGAAATTATTTAACAGGTAAAGTTTTAGAAAATCATCTTGATTATTGGCGAAAACAAATAGGTAAAAATTTACCAGAATTAAAACTACCTACTGACTATCCCCGTCCAGAAATACCTACTTATGAAGGAGCAAAAAAAACTTTAGTAATTAGTCAATATTTTACTGAAAAAATCAAACAATTAAGTCTCCAGTTAGGCAGCACAATATTTATGCTGCTGTTAGCTGCATTTGAAATTTTATTACATTATTATAGTCAACAAGAAGAAATTGTTATTGGTATTGATGTAGCGAATCGTAATAGAGCCGAAACTGATAAATTAATTGGCTTTTTTGTCAATCAATTAGTATTACGGCTATCTGTAGCTGAAAATCCAACTTTTCAGGAACTATTACAAAGGGTTAAGTCAGTTACTTTAGATGCTTACTCGCATCAAGATTTACCTTTTGACTTACTTGTCAACACTTTTAATCCCACACGTAGCCTTAACAAATCTCCATTTTTTCAGGTAAAAGTAGTTTTAGAAACTACTCACTCCACATCTTTTAATTTACCAGGATTAACAATTAATTCTATCCCCATCCCTAAACTTAAAACTCAACTAGATTTACTTTTGAGAATAAAAGAAACATCCCAGGTAATCATTACTAATCTAGAGTACACAACAGATTTATTTGCTGAATCTACTATTACCAGGATGATGAATAACTGGCAAGAAATTTTAAATCAAGTAGTTTTTAACCCTAACGTAAAATTATCAGATTTACTCAACCATTTACGAGTAGCAGATTTACAACAAGATAACCAGAATAAGGTTAGAAATAAACAAGCATTTCAGCAAAAGCTCAAAACAGCTAAACGAAAAATCAGCACCGATGTAGAACTATGA